GCCCTTCATGTTGTAAACGCTGAACGTCTTTTCGCCAGCCTGCAGTAGCACCTTGCCAGCAATAGAACTCGGGGGTTCGACCTTATCTATCTTAGTCAATACCACATTGTCAATAAACACGCTGCCCGTAGCAAGACCCGCATTGATGGAAATACGGCCATTCTCGTCGGTAGGCTCATTCATGGTGAACTGGATTTCAAAAGTCTGCTTTGTGGTGGTAAGGTCGAAGGTCTTCGCTTCGCCCAAATAGCTGGTCCACGGGTCGGTATCCTTCTCGAGATTCACTTCGAGAGTCCTTGCTACGGATGCGTACGCATCAAAGGTCAACTTATAGCTTTGGCCATTCTCGTAATGCATACCGTTCTGAATCATTTGGACATCGTAGGCGTTCGAGCCCACCTTGGTCACACTGATTTCCGCCTTGCCATCGGTGAACTTCAGGGAGCCTTCGCCACTATGGTCGCTCAGAGTCCACCCAGCAAGCTTCAGCGAATCCGAGAACGAGCCATTGAAAACGGTATCCCTGTTGGTCGGGACCTCAATAGGAGCAGATACTCCATCCAGCGAGAACATCTTCACAAAGTTCCAGATATCCGAAACAGAGACCTTCTTGTAGTCGTTGATGGATTTTCCACCACCACCCCACTGAGCGAACGACAGCGTCGCTACAACAAAAAGCAGTAATAGAGTTCTCATATCCAAGAAAATTACGTTCACCATACACTCCATACATACCGGTGTAAAGGCCTACAACGGAGAAATCAGGCAAAAAAGCATAAAAAACGCAATCTTCTGAAATTTTCGCTTGTAAAAAAATGGTTGCGATTTATATTTAGGGCAGAATAGCGAAACACGAAATGAGTATCTACTACCACCTTCCCGGACTATTCGAATTCTACGACCTGTACAAGGCCTTTTTGCCGCTTTGGCGCAATCACCGCGAATTCTTTTATGACTGGTGCGAAATCGGTTCCATTTACGGTGCCCCCGGCGACTGCATCTGGGGCGGCGGCCGAGTAGGTTTCGGAGACGCAGAACCAAAGGCTGTAGCGGCACTCATGGAGGAATTCGGAATTTCGGCACGCCTCACTTTCAGCAATTCCCTGCTCCGCAAAGAGCACCTGGCCGACACCCGGTGCAACGAGTTGTGTTCGATTTTTGAAAAGGGGGGCGGAGTCATCGTCCATTCCGACCTACTACTCGATTACCTCATAGCAAAATATCCCGGCTTTTATTTCGTTTCCTCGACAACGAAGGTGCTGACGGACTTCGAGCAATTTCGGGCGGAACTGAACCGGGACGAATTCAGCTATGTCGTTCCTGACTTCAGGCTCAACAAGCAGCTCGACAAGTTAGAAACGCTCACGCTCGCCCAAAAACAAAAAGTCGAATTCCTGTGCAATGAATGTTGCTGGTTCGGCTGTTACGACCGCAAGAACTGCTACAGGAACGTGAGCCAGAAATGCCTCGGCGAAGATTGCGCCGACCATGTCTGCGTCTCGAGTACAGCACAAAAAGGCTACCGTTTTTCCGAAGCCATGAAGAACCCCGGATTTATCGGAATAGAGGATATCCAGAACACCTATGCGCCGGCTGGATTCCATCACTTTAAGATCGAGGGGCGCAGCCTCGGCAGCGCCATCGTCCTGGAATTTCTGCTTTACTACATGACAAAGCCGGAATTCCAGCTCAAGGTTCGCGAAGAAATATACCTAGACAGTTCGCTGGACCTGTTCTAGAGGCTATCATGACCGGAAGGAGGCGCTAGAACAAGCGGAAAACGGCGTTCAGCGAGAATGTCATGCGCGCGTCGCAACCGCGGACCACGGCAAAATCCACCGGATAGAACTCCACTCCGAAACGCTTGCCCGAAGTGCGCCACGAAATACCGAGATTCGAGCGGAACATGAAGGATTCAAAGTAGTAGTCGTTATTGTCCTCGTCACTTACTCGCTCGTAGGCATAAATCCTGTCGCCCTTCTCATCGAATACAACTATCGGCACGAACCGATCCCAGTAAAGGTCTTCCACCGTCCCCTCTTCCCAGTGCACCAAGAACATAAAGTTGCTAACCAGGCTAAAGTGCGTGCTGAGCGGAATATTCAGGTTGAGAAACACGCCCTCGGACAGTTCCTCGAAATTATAGTTCACGCAGTCTTCGCACATCGATAAATCCTTACCGACCTCAAGCATCGCACCGACCCCCAGATAGGGCGTTATCGGCTTCACGAGCGAGAGCGACCAGCCATACATTGTCGCCCCCTGCCAGCCACCGAGTGCGGGGCCCGTCTTGATATCGAACGTTTTCCAAGAAAAATCAGATGCGGCCGCAAACGACGCGAAAAAGACCAGAATAAAAGAAATCAGTTTCATTTTCATGGTTATTCTCCTTTCGAGAATAAAATAGATATACAGCGAGCCCAAAAGAAGGGGCAAATTAATGGAAAAGGTATTTTTTTTCACGATTATCAGAAAAAAGCCCGACCAATGAAACTCCCTGTTTCATATAGTGCAAGCCTGCATAAAATAATGTATATTAGCCGGCAGGTCTACAAGATGATTCTCCGCAAGCCCGATTTCTACGACAAGTTCAAGTGCATCGCTTCACGGTGCACGGACACCTGCTGTGTCGGGTGGGAAATCGACGTAGACGAGGCATCGCAAGAAGCCTACCGCAAGGTCGCGGGGACATTCGGCGACAAGCTCCGCGCCAACATCGAGGATGGCCATTTCAAGCTGCTCCCCCATGACCGCTGCCCATTCCTGGACGCAAACAACCTCTGCGAAATATATGCAAACCTTGGCGAGGGCGCACTCTGCGACATCTGCCGCGAGCACCCTCGATTCGTAGAAGTGTACGGCGATATCATGGAACGTGGCCTCGGGCTCTGCTGCGAAGAGGCAGCAAGGCTTTTGCTCGAAGGCGAAGGCCCGCTCGCATTCACGACCAAGGAATGCGACGAACCCGAAGACGAAATCGACGAGGAAGACCGCGAAATCCGGGACCAGGTCCTCTGCGAGCGGGAAAAGTTTTTCACGGCGCTTGCTGACAGCACAATTCCTCTCAGCGAAAGAGTCCTGCAGGTATTCGGCTACAAGGGAGACAACGTCTTCGCACCGTTCAACGATGCAAGAGAGATATACGCACTCCTCGAGAAGACCGAAAGTTTCGGCCCCGCATGGGACGACACCCTTTCACGAATCAAGGTCCGCATCGAAACCTCTGGCAGCATAATGCAGAACGACGCATCAGCGAAAAACGCCACCGCTTTTCAGGGCGAAAGCGATTTCACGGATAACGAAAGCGCAAGGCTTCTCGCCTACCTCATCTACCGGCACTACGCCAAATGCCTTTTCGACGGACGTGAACAAGGCAAACTCCAATTTGCGCTATTCTTCTGGAACGCGGCAAGGCTATTTACCAAGGAATTTGGGGGCAAGGTAAACGCCATCAAGATGCTTTCCAGGCAACTGGAATATTCCGACGAGAATATGGAAATTCTTGAAAGTGCTCTAGACAGTCTCTAGGAAATTTTCCGAAGGGTAAACACGACAGAAGAGGGCTTCCCCTGTTCATCCTTCTCCACAAGGATAAACGAGAGTTGGCACCTGCCATGCAGTTTTCCCATACATTCCCTATAGATCATGCTTTCCTTTTCAAGGCGAGCCGGAAGTGTACTCAAATCCAGGAACTCCAGCATCTGCTGTTTATCCTCATTTTCCACAAGAG
The sequence above is a segment of the Fibrobacter sp. UWR2 genome. Coding sequences within it:
- a CDS encoding carbohydrate binding domain-containing protein; translation: MRTLLLLFVVATLSFAQWGGGGKSINDYKKVSVSDIWNFVKMFSLDGVSAPIEVPTNRDTVFNGSFSDSLKLAGWTLSDHSGEGSLKFTDGKAEISVTKVGSNAYDVQMIQNGMHYENGQSYKLTFDAYASVARTLEVNLEKDTDPWTSYLGEAKTFDLTTTKQTFEIQFTMNEPTDENGRISINAGLATGSVFIDNVVLTKIDKVEPPSSIAGKVLLQAGEKTFSVYNMKGVFVCKLKATYMGEVQAQLNAMNLDKGLYVVKIGDFSRIFPVK
- the fliB gene encoding flagellin lysine-N-methylase, which gives rise to MYISRQVYKMILRKPDFYDKFKCIASRCTDTCCVGWEIDVDEASQEAYRKVAGTFGDKLRANIEDGHFKLLPHDRCPFLDANNLCEIYANLGEGALCDICREHPRFVEVYGDIMERGLGLCCEEAARLLLEGEGPLAFTTKECDEPEDEIDEEDREIRDQVLCEREKFFTALADSTIPLSERVLQVFGYKGDNVFAPFNDAREIYALLEKTESFGPAWDDTLSRIKVRIETSGSIMQNDASAKNATAFQGESDFTDNESARLLAYLIYRHYAKCLFDGREQGKLQFALFFWNAARLFTKEFGGKVNAIKMLSRQLEYSDENMEILESALDSL